CCCGTCCACCAATGCGGACGCAATCGCCATCGTCGAGAAATACGGCATCGACCTGCCGGCCAATGTGCGGCAGGTGCTTGAGACCATCGACGAGACACCCAAGCCCGGCGACAAATGTTTCGACCGGGTCGAGAACATCATGATCGCCACGCCTCAGGCCTCGCTCGAAGCCGCGGCCGCGGTCGCGCGGGACGCCGGCGTGACGCCGGTGATCCTCGGCGACAGCATCGAGGGCGAGTCCCGCGACGTGGCGCTGGTTCACGCAGGCATCGCGCGCCAATGCGCCATGCGCGGTCAACCTGTCGAGCCGCCATGCGTGCTCATCTCGGGCGGCGAAACCACGGTCACCCTCACGGGCAACGGCAAAGGCGGTCCGAATACGGAGTTTCTGCTGTCCATGGCTATCGCGCTCGACGGCATGCCGAACATCTATGCGCTCGCGGGCGACACAGATGGCGTGGACGGATCGGAAGACAATGCCGGTGCGCTGATCTATCCCGACACGCTGAAGCGCGCAGAAGCCGCGGGCATCAGCGCCAAGGCCATGCTGGCGAACAACGATCCGTACACGTTCTTCAAGGGGATCGGCGATCTGCTCGAGACCGGCCCGACCATGACCAACGTCAACGATCTGCGGCTGGTGCTGATCACGAACGACTAGGAAATAAGCAACTATTTAGTTGCGTGTCCGGCGGCGTTGACCTATATGTATAGGCAACCAGGAGGTTGCATATGTCATCCGATCGCATCGAAAAGGAAATCGAAATTGAAGCGCCCCTCTCCCGTGTGTGGAAGGCGCTGACCGACTACAAGCAATTCGGCGCTTGGTTCGGCGTGAACCTCGAAGAGCCGTTCGTGCCCGGCGAGACAACGCGCGGCAGCCTCACCATAACCGGCTTCGAGCACGTAACTTTTCAAGCCGTCGTGCGGAAGATCGAGCCCGAGCGTTATTTCTCCTTCACCTGGCATCCCTACGCGGTCGAGCTTGATCGGGACTATTCGCAAGAAGAACCGACACTCGTCGAATTCACGCTCACGGAGACGGCAGCGGGCACGCATGTTCGCGTTGTCGAGTCGGGTTTCGACAAGATCCCGGCGCATCGCCGCGACGAGGCCTTCCGTATGAACGAAGGAGGCTGGGCGGCCCAGCTGGGAAACATCAAGAACCATGTCGAAGCGGCATCGCAACCGGCCACGTGACGCGAAGGTTCATGCCTCGATCTTCGCTGCGCTTGGCGATGAGACCCGGCTGGCAATGCTGGCCAAGCTCGCCAACGGCGAACCGCAATCGATCTCGCGGCTTTCCGAGGGCATTGACCTCACGCGGCAGGCGGTAACCAAGCATCTCCATGTTCTCGAGAACGCCGGTGTGGTGCGCGCCACCCGTGTCGGACGCGAAAGTCGTTACTCGCTGGAGCCACAACCGCTTGATGACGTGCGCAGCTATCTCGATAGCGTCTCGCGCCAATGGGACGATGCGCTGGCGCGTCTGAAGGACTTCGCGGAGAGCAAGACTTGAACATTATCGGTTAGCCACCCGCGCACT
This genomic window from Methyloceanibacter caenitepidi contains:
- a CDS encoding glycerate kinase type-2 family protein encodes the protein MSPEELLKAMFKAGVDAALPSLCVPPHLPERPKGRTVIIGAGKASGAMAKALEDAWDGPLDGVVVTRYGYRLPTERLEVVEAAHPVPDAAGREAAQRIFKAVQGLTEDDLVLALISGGGSALLAAPADGISLEDKQAVNKALLASGATISEMNTVRKHLSAIKGGRLARAAYPAQVVALMISDVPGDDASIIASGPTVPDPSTNADAIAIVEKYGIDLPANVRQVLETIDETPKPGDKCFDRVENIMIATPQASLEAAAAVARDAGVTPVILGDSIEGESRDVALVHAGIARQCAMRGQPVEPPCVLISGGETTVTLTGNGKGGPNTEFLLSMAIALDGMPNIYALAGDTDGVDGSEDNAGALIYPDTLKRAEAAGISAKAMLANNDPYTFFKGIGDLLETGPTMTNVNDLRLVLITND
- a CDS encoding SRPBCC family protein, producing the protein MSSDRIEKEIEIEAPLSRVWKALTDYKQFGAWFGVNLEEPFVPGETTRGSLTITGFEHVTFQAVVRKIEPERYFSFTWHPYAVELDRDYSQEEPTLVEFTLTETAAGTHVRVVESGFDKIPAHRRDEAFRMNEGGWAAQLGNIKNHVEAASQPAT
- a CDS encoding ArsR/SmtB family transcription factor: MSKRHRNRPRDAKVHASIFAALGDETRLAMLAKLANGEPQSISRLSEGIDLTRQAVTKHLHVLENAGVVRATRVGRESRYSLEPQPLDDVRSYLDSVSRQWDDALARLKDFAESKT